The genomic region CATCGTGTCGATCTCGGAGATGAGTGTGCCGAAGCCCAGGGAGAACAGGGCCACGGCGGCCGTCCAGGCGAGGATCGACATCCGCTGCTGGCGCAGGTGCAGGGCGAACACCCCGTTGAGCAGCGGGCTCGCGTCGGCCGGCCCCGGCCGGGCGGCGACCAGCCCGGCGCCGACGTCGCGGCGGCCCGCCAGGGTGAACGCCACCGCGAAGAGGACGGCGATGACCACCGCGTAGAGCCCCAGCGGCCACCAGCGCAGGTCGTCGAACATCCGGGTCTGCTGGGCCCAGGCGAACGGCGAGAACCAGGACGGCGCGCTGCCGCCGCGCTCTGCGATGTCCCCGACGACACGGAAGGTGAACAGCACCCCGATCACCAGGAACGCGAGTCCGCTGGCGCCCCGGGAGTGCTCCGACACCTGTGCGCACACGGCGGCGATCGCGCCGAACGCGACCCCGGCCAGGGCCATGCCCGCGCCGAAGGCCACCGAGTCGGCGACCGCCAGGTCGTTCACGACCATGCTCAGCGCGAGCAGGGCCCCGATGACCGCGTTGACGATCGCGTTGGTGGCCAGGGCCGCCGTCATCTGGGCGCTGGGGCCTACGACGCTGGCGCGCAGCAGTTCGGCGCGTCCGCTCTCCTCCTCGGCCCGGGTGTGCCGCACCACGTGCAGGATGCTCATGACGGCGAGGGCCACGAGCAGGGTCATGGTCATCTCGTTGGCGACCATGGCGCCGAGCCCGTAGGTGTCCAGGCCGTAGCCGGGGCCGCCGAGGACGATCCCGGTCGGGGTCTCCATGACCGCCGCGCGCGCCAGGCGCTGCTCGGGGGTCTGGAACATCTCGTCGAGGGTCGGGATCGTCATCGCGAGCATGCCGACCAGGGAGACAGTCCACACCGTCATGCGGACGCGGTCGCGGCGCAGGATGAACCGGATCAGGTGGCCGGTTCCGGCGAACGTCCTCATTTCGCACCGCTCCCGTTCCCGGCGCGGTCGCCGTTCAGCGCGGCGAGCTCGTCGCCGTAGTGCCGCATGAACAGCTCCTCCAGCGAGGGCGGGTTGCTCACCAGGGAGCGCAGGCCCAGACCGGAGAGCGCACGGACGGCGCCGTCCAGCTCGGTGTTGTCGACGTCGAACGTGACGGTGTCGCCGTCCACCTCCAGCCCGTGCACGCCGGGCATGCCGCGGAGCACGGACGGGTCCCCGTCGGTGGTGGCGCGGACGGTGGAGCGCGTCAGGTGGCGCATCTCGTCCAGCGTGCCGGACTCCACGGCCACACCCCTGCGGATGATGGTGACCGTGTCGCAGAGCTTCTCGACCTCCGCCAGGATGTGGCTGGACAGGAGCACCGACCGGCCCTGCGCCTTGGCCTCGCGGACGCACTCGGTGAAGACCGACTCCATCAGCGGGTCCAGCCCGGAGGTGGGCTCGTCCAGGATGAGCAGCTCCGCGTCCGAGGCCAGGGCGGCCACCAGGGCGACCTTCTGCCGGTTGCCCTTGGAGTAGGTGCGCGCCTTCTTGCCCGGGTCGAGTTCGAAGCGGCCCAGCAGCTCCTTCTTCCGTGCGGGGTCGACCTTCCCGTGCAGCCGGCCGAGCAGGTCGATGGCCTGGCCGCCGGTCAGGTTCGGCCACAGGGCCACGTCGCCGGGCACGTAGGCCAGGCGGCGGTGCAGGGCCACGGCGTCGGTCCACGGGTCGCCGCCCAGGACGCGGGCGGTCCCGCCGTCCGCCTTGAGCAGGCCGAGCAGGACGCGGATGGCGGTGGACTTGCCGGCGCCGTTGGGGCCGAGGAAGCCGGCGACCTGGCCGGTCTCGACGGTGAGGTCGAGGCCGTCGAGGGCCTTGAACCGGCCGAAGTACTTGTCGAGTCCGCGGACGTCGATGGCGGGTGATGGCATGGGAGGTTCCTCCGTGTGGCAGGTGGCGGCCGTGCTGTGGCCTCTGGTCCGTTCAGCGCGCTTCCTCCGGGGGATCGCTGCTGTACAGGAGGTAGGCGTCGAGCATGGTGCGCTCGGTGAGCAGGCCCTCGGTGTAGACCTCCAGCGCCGGGAGCATGAGGTCGTGCGCCGAGCGCCGCAGGAGCTCGCGGAAGTCGGTGTCCGGTCCCATGCCGTGCAGCGTGAACAGCATCGTCACCGAGCCCATGCCGTTGGCGGCCAGCCAGCGTGCCCGTGCCTTGGGGTCGCGGCTGGGGCGGATGGCGCCCGCCTCCTCGCCCTTGGCCAGGTACTCCTCGATGTCCTCGACCATGTGCTCGAACAGGGCGGCGGCCATGGGCCCGCCCGTCTGCAGTGAGCGGAGCACGTAGCCCAGCAGGTCGGAGTACTCCTCCATCTCGGCCATCTGCTGGAGGAACGTCTGCTGGTCGTGCGAGGTGACCGCCTCGGTCTTGGCCTCGCGGACGGACTGGCGGACGTGGTCGTCGCAGGCCTCGCGCAGCCCGGCCTTGGACCCGAAGTGGTGCAGGACCAGGCCGGGGGAGACCCCGGCGCGCTCGGCGATGGTCCGAACGGTGACGTCGAACCCGTGCCGGCCGAAGCACTCGACGGCCGCGTCGCGGATGCGTGCGCGTGCGGTGAGGTCCTCGTCCCGGTCGGGAGGGCGCCTCGGTGTTGAACCCATGTTCAATAGCTTAAACACGTGTTCAGCTTCCTGGCAAGCCGGTCAGCCGCGTTCGGTTCCGGAGCCGTACACTCGGGGCACGCCAACCGAGTAGAGGAGTGGTCCGATGGTGCGGGTCGCGGTCGCCCAGTTCGCCCCCGGTCAGGACAAGTCGGAGAACCAGCGGTCGGTCGCGGAGCTGGCCGGACGTGCGGCGGCCGACGGGGCCGACGTCGTCCTCTGCCCGGAGTACGCGATGTTCACCGCACCGCGCACCGACCACCGCTACGTCGAGGCGGCCGAGCCGCTGGACGGCCCCTTCGTCGCCGCCGCGGCCGAGACCGCGCGCAAGGAGGGCGTCCACCTCGTGGTGGGGGTGAACGAGACCGCCGGTCCCACGCACTTCACCAACACCCTGGTGGCCCTGTCCCCGCAGGGCGAGCGGATAGCGCACTACCGCAAGATCCACCTCTACGACGCCTTCGGCGTGCGCGAGTCGGACGTGGTCGCCCCCGGCCCCATCGAGGAGCCGGAGACCTTCACCGTCGACGGTGTCGTGTTCGGCCTACAGACCTGCTACGACCTGCGCTTTCCCGAGGTGACCCGACGGATCGCCGACGCCGGCGCGCACGTGGTCCTGCTGGCCGCCCAGTGGGTGCCGGGCCCGCTCAAGGAGGAGCACTGGCGCACCCTCGCCCGCGCCCGCGCGGTGGAGAACACCGTGTACGTGGCGGCGGCGGGCCAGGCGGCGCCGACCGGAGCGGGCAACAGCATGGTGATCGACCCGATGGGCACCCCGGTGGCGGCCCTGGGGGAGCAGGCCTTCGCGGTCGCCGCGGCCGGGGTTTCGGCCGCAAGGGTGGACGAGGTTCGCGTGACCAATCCGAGCCTGTCGATGCGCCGATTCGGCGTCGTTCCGCGCGCCTAGGCCGAAGGTCCCGAGCTCCACCCCCTGGGGAGTAAGGGACGAAGGGCGGTAAAGATCCTCTGTGACCTGGGGTCTTCCCAGACTTCGTTACTTAGGGTTATGATTGCCGTGCACGGAGTGATTTCGATTGGTCCGGGGCCTTCCGGACGCCCACAGACTTTGATTCACTTGAGAGCCGGTATCTATCGGCCCGCCAGACTGTCCTAAACCACGGGGGGAGCAAGGACATTGCGCGGAACGAGCACGATGTGCCAACCAGACACGCGGTCCGATCACTCGTCGGGCCTCCACGTCTACGACCCAGGGCTGCTGAGTCAGGCGCAGTGCGAGGGGGACGCCTGCGTCGCCTGCCACACCAAGTGGCCCCGCCCCCGCCGGGTCCTGGGAGTACTGCCGGACGGAGGCCCCGTGTTCGGCTGTGACGAGTGCGCCTCGATCATCGGCGCCGAGTCCCGGATCCCCGCCCGCGAGGTGATGGTGGCCGCCCGCTAGGGCGAGGGGCCGCCGCACGCCCGGGGGCGTGGCACGGCGGGGGCGCGCTCCGCGGAGCACGCCCCCGCCGCGAAGGTCGGGAGGTACGGTCGCGCTCCGGGTCCAGGGGGAGAATCGGACCCGGAGCGCTTCCGCTGACGCGCCCGCTTCCATGGGGAGGAGGGGAAATGAGCGCGTCTATCCCGGATGGTCTCCGGTCGCCGCCGCGGCAGCCGAACACGTGCTGTGAGGGGCGACCGTCACCAACGATACTCCGTGTTGTCCACCACCGACCGTCAGTGAGAGACATCCATCCGTTAATTCCATGAACTTCGGACTACCCGTTGGTGGGGAAGCCCAGGTTGACGCCGCCCTCCGGCCGCTTGCCGGGGTCGGTCCAGCGCGCGGTGACCGCCTTGGTCCGGGTGTAGAAGTGCACACCCTCCGTGCCGTGCGCGTGCGAGTCGCCGAAGAGCGACTGCTTCCACCCGCCGAACGAGTAGTAGGCCATCGGCACCGGAATGGGCACGTTGATGCCGACCATGCCGACCTCGACCTCGTTCTGGAACCGGCGGGCCGCGCCCCCGTCGTTGGTGAAGATCGCGGTGCCGTTCCCGTACGGGTTGTCGTTGATCAGCTTCACGGCCTCGTCGTAGTCCCCCACGCGCAGCACGCTCAGCACCGGGCCGAAGATCTCGTCCCGGTAGCAGGACATCTCGGGCCCGACGTGGTCGAGCAGGGTCGGGCCCAGCCAGAAGCCGTCCTCCCCGCCGCCCAGCACCGGGTGCACGCGGCCGTCGATCGCCAGCGTCGCGCCCTCGCGCACCCCCGACTCCAGGTACGAGGCCACCTTGTCCCGGTGCTCCCGGGTCACCAGCGGGCCCATCTCGCTGCGGTCGTCGTCGCCGGGGCCCACCCGCAGGCGGGAGACGCGCTCGCGGATCTTCTCGACCAGCTCGTCGGCGACCGACTCCACGACCGTGATCGCGGAGATGGCCATGCACCGCTCACCGGCCGAGCCGAACCCGGCCGAGACCGCCGAGTCCGCCGCCAGGTCCAGGTCCGCGTCGGGCAGCACCACCATGTGGTTCTTCGCCCCGCCCAGCGCCTGCACGCGCTTGCCGTGCTCGGCGGCGGTCCGGTAGATGTACTGCGCGATCGGGGTGGAGCCGACGAAGCTCACCGCCGCGACGTCCGGGTGCTCCAGCAGGGCGTCCACAGCGGTCTTGTCGCCGTGGACCACGTTGAACACGCCGTCGGGCAGACCCGCCTCGGTCCACAGCTCGGCGATGAGCAGCGACGCCGACGGGTCCTTCTCGCTGGGCTTGAGCACGAAGGTGTTGCCGCAGGCGATCGCCACCGGGAACATCCACATCGGGACCATCGCCGGGAAGTTGAACGGCGTGATGCCGGTGACCACGCCGACCGGCTGCAGGATCGAGTAGGAGTCCACGCCCGTGGACACGTTCTCGGAGAAGCCGCCCTTGAGCAGGTGCGGGATGCCGCAGGCGAAGTCCACGACCTCCAGGCCGCGCGCCACCTCGCCCTGGGCGTCGGAGAACACCTTGCCGTGCTCGGCGCTGACCAGCTCCGCCAGCCGGTCCTTGTTCGCGCTGAGCAGCTCGCGGAACCGGAACAGGACCTGCACCCGCTTGGACAGCGAGGTGTCGCGCCAGCCGGGGAAGGCCTCGCGCGCGGAGGCGACCGCGGCGTCGACCTCCTTGGCCCCGGCCAGGTCCACGGTGCCCGTGACCCGGCCCGACGCCGGGTTGTAGATGTCCCCGCGGCGCTCGGCGGCGCCGTCGAAGAGCGCCCCACCGATCCAGTGGGTGACGTGCTTGCTCATACTTCCTCTTCCTCGGTGTTGTCGCTGGGGCGTGTGCGGCGGGCGCGTGCCGTGGGGCGGGACGCTCAGGCCTGGGCGTCGACCGCGCGGACGGAGTCGAGCAGGACGTCGCGGCCCTCCGCCGCCTCCTGCGCCGACAGGGTCAGGGGCGGGGCCATGCGGAGCACGTTGCCGTGCACGCCGCCCTTGCCGATCAGCAGGCCGCGTTCGCGGGCGGCCTCCAGCACGCGGCCGGCCAGGGCCGGCGACGGTGCGCCGGTCGCGGGGTCGACCATCTCCACGGCGAACATCAGGCCCTTGCCGCGCACGTCCTTGACGCTCGGCAACTCGGTGAGGGCCCGCAGGCCGTCGGTGATCAGCGCGCCCTGACGCAGCGCGTTGCCCTGCAGGTCGTGCTCCAGGACGTAGTCGAGGGTGGCCCCGGCCGCGGCCATGGACACGGGATTGCCGCCGAACGTGGCCACGCCCAGCGCGCCCAGCCGGTCCATGAGGTCCCCGCGCGCCACGACGCCGCCGACCGCGTAGCCGTTGCCGAGCCCCTTGGCGAAGGTCATGGCGTCGGGAACCACGCCGTGGTTGCCGATTCCGAAGAAGCTCGTCCCGGTACGGCCCCAGCCGGTCTGCACCTCGTCGGAGACGAAGAGGATCCCGTGCTCGTCCAGGACCTCCTTGTAGCGGGCGTAGAGGCCGTCCGGCGGCATCGCGAACCCGCCCACGCCCTGGATCGGCTCGGCGATCAGACAGGCCACGTTGGGCGCGGTGGTGTCCAGGACGTCGCGCAGGTCGGCGACGCAGGCGTCGACGTACTCCTGCTCGGACATCCCGCGGAAGGCCGGGGCGGCGTGGTCGGTGCCGTGCAGGTAGTGCACGTTCAGCGGCGACAGGGACGAGTTCTTCCACGCCCGGTTGCCGGTCACCGCGACGGTGCCGAACGAGCGGCCGTGGTAGCTGCCGCGCATCGCCAGCACCTCGTCGCTGCCGCGCGCGAAGGTGGCCAGGAGCAGGGCGGTCTCGTTGGCCTCGGTCCCGGAGTTGGTGAAGAAGACCTTCGCGTCCGGGATGCCCGACAGGCGGGCGATCTTCTCGGCGAGCTCGACCTGGTTGCGGATCAGGTACAGGGTGGAGGTGTGCACCACGCCCTTGGCGATCTGGCGCTCCACCGCCTCGCGGACCTCGGCGACGTCGTAGCCGAGCATGTTGGTGACGATGCCGGTGAAGAAGTCGAGATAGGTGTGGCCGTCGGCGTCCGTGACGCGGGAGCCCTTGCCGCTGACGATCTCCAGCGGGGACTCGTAGTACAGGGGCAGCCAGGAGGGCATGACCGCGCGGTGGCGCGAGAGAAGTTCGGACATGACCCCAGTCTCACCCCGCCCCGGGCGCTTGGCCAGGATCAGTGTGTTGACAACATGGTGGCCGGTTTTACGGTCTGTAAGACAGGTTCCCCGCGGGCGGAACCGGTGGTCAGAGCGCCTCCCTCGGTCGCCAATGTGTAAGGCGATTCGTCCGGG from Nocardiopsis aegyptia harbors:
- a CDS encoding ABC transporter permease, with amino-acid sequence MRTFAGTGHLIRFILRRDRVRMTVWTVSLVGMLAMTIPTLDEMFQTPEQRLARAAVMETPTGIVLGGPGYGLDTYGLGAMVANEMTMTLLVALAVMSILHVVRHTRAEEESGRAELLRASVVGPSAQMTAALATNAIVNAVIGALLALSMVVNDLAVADSVAFGAGMALAGVAFGAIAAVCAQVSEHSRGASGLAFLVIGVLFTFRVVGDIAERGGSAPSWFSPFAWAQQTRMFDDLRWWPLGLYAVVIAVLFAVAFTLAGRRDVGAGLVAARPGPADASPLLNGVFALHLRQQRMSILAWTAAVALFSLGFGTLISEIDTMVEQNPDLVARMGLDAQNMSSAFLGMLLLYVVMTAVAFAMLSVLHTRTEETSGRAELVLSTAVGRIRWMGSAMLVSTLAAIVMTLLGGAAMGIGAGLATGDYDWVGTVTEAAAAQLPVVLMFIGLTTLFVGVAPRLVGVVWAWFGYGLVATIFGPLLDLPEWMMDYGPFGIVSQLPVEEFEAAPFLVVLGVAVAATAVGLGGFRRRDLATV
- a CDS encoding ABC transporter ATP-binding protein yields the protein MPSPAIDVRGLDKYFGRFKALDGLDLTVETGQVAGFLGPNGAGKSTAIRVLLGLLKADGGTARVLGGDPWTDAVALHRRLAYVPGDVALWPNLTGGQAIDLLGRLHGKVDPARKKELLGRFELDPGKKARTYSKGNRQKVALVAALASDAELLILDEPTSGLDPLMESVFTECVREAKAQGRSVLLSSHILAEVEKLCDTVTIIRRGVAVESGTLDEMRHLTRSTVRATTDGDPSVLRGMPGVHGLEVDGDTVTFDVDNTELDGAVRALSGLGLRSLVSNPPSLEELFMRHYGDELAALNGDRAGNGSGAK
- a CDS encoding TetR/AcrR family transcriptional regulator yields the protein MGSTPRRPPDRDEDLTARARIRDAAVECFGRHGFDVTVRTIAERAGVSPGLVLHHFGSKAGLREACDDHVRQSVREAKTEAVTSHDQQTFLQQMAEMEEYSDLLGYVLRSLQTGGPMAAALFEHMVEDIEEYLAKGEEAGAIRPSRDPKARARWLAANGMGSVTMLFTLHGMGPDTDFRELLRRSAHDLMLPALEVYTEGLLTERTMLDAYLLYSSDPPEEAR
- a CDS encoding carbon-nitrogen hydrolase family protein, giving the protein MVRVAVAQFAPGQDKSENQRSVAELAGRAAADGADVVLCPEYAMFTAPRTDHRYVEAAEPLDGPFVAAAAETARKEGVHLVVGVNETAGPTHFTNTLVALSPQGERIAHYRKIHLYDAFGVRESDVVAPGPIEEPETFTVDGVVFGLQTCYDLRFPEVTRRIADAGAHVVLLAAQWVPGPLKEEHWRTLARARAVENTVYVAAAGQAAPTGAGNSMVIDPMGTPVAALGEQAFAVAAAGVSAARVDEVRVTNPSLSMRRFGVVPRA
- a CDS encoding CoA-acylating methylmalonate-semialdehyde dehydrogenase, which gives rise to MSKHVTHWIGGALFDGAAERRGDIYNPASGRVTGTVDLAGAKEVDAAVASAREAFPGWRDTSLSKRVQVLFRFRELLSANKDRLAELVSAEHGKVFSDAQGEVARGLEVVDFACGIPHLLKGGFSENVSTGVDSYSILQPVGVVTGITPFNFPAMVPMWMFPVAIACGNTFVLKPSEKDPSASLLIAELWTEAGLPDGVFNVVHGDKTAVDALLEHPDVAAVSFVGSTPIAQYIYRTAAEHGKRVQALGGAKNHMVVLPDADLDLAADSAVSAGFGSAGERCMAISAITVVESVADELVEKIRERVSRLRVGPGDDDRSEMGPLVTREHRDKVASYLESGVREGATLAIDGRVHPVLGGGEDGFWLGPTLLDHVGPEMSCYRDEIFGPVLSVLRVGDYDEAVKLINDNPYGNGTAIFTNDGGAARRFQNEVEVGMVGINVPIPVPMAYYSFGGWKQSLFGDSHAHGTEGVHFYTRTKAVTARWTDPGKRPEGGVNLGFPTNG
- a CDS encoding aspartate aminotransferase family protein; amino-acid sequence: MSELLSRHRAVMPSWLPLYYESPLEIVSGKGSRVTDADGHTYLDFFTGIVTNMLGYDVAEVREAVERQIAKGVVHTSTLYLIRNQVELAEKIARLSGIPDAKVFFTNSGTEANETALLLATFARGSDEVLAMRGSYHGRSFGTVAVTGNRAWKNSSLSPLNVHYLHGTDHAAPAFRGMSEQEYVDACVADLRDVLDTTAPNVACLIAEPIQGVGGFAMPPDGLYARYKEVLDEHGILFVSDEVQTGWGRTGTSFFGIGNHGVVPDAMTFAKGLGNGYAVGGVVARGDLMDRLGALGVATFGGNPVSMAAAGATLDYVLEHDLQGNALRQGALITDGLRALTELPSVKDVRGKGLMFAVEMVDPATGAPSPALAGRVLEAARERGLLIGKGGVHGNVLRMAPPLTLSAQEAAEGRDVLLDSVRAVDAQA